The bacterium sequence GCCAGAAGCGCGCGCTCCGCAGGGTGTGGAAGATGGGGCTCTCCTTCCACCGGGGGAAGGGGATTCCACGTGCGAGGAGCAGGGCGCAGGTCCAGACGGCGGCCAGCCCCAGGGGGAGGAGGATGGAGGCGCCGGGCAGCGTGCCCGGAAAGCCCCAGAGGCCGATGGTGGCGAAAAGGAGGAGGTTGGTGGCCTCCAGGAGGATGAGGGTGGCGATGGTGCCCGAGATTCGCCCGAGCGGCGTCAGGAACCGTCTGTAGATGTAGAGGGCGAGCGCCGCCTGCGCGAGCTGGGTGTTGATCAGCGAGACAAGGTAGGTGGAGGCGCGGACCGGGAGCAGCTCGCGGTAGCGGATCGGCCCGTGAAACCAGCGCACCATCCGCGAGAGGACGAAGGTGTCCACCGAGAAGAAGCAGAGAGAGAAAACGCCCATCAGGGCGAAGAAAGGCAGCAGCCGGGCGCGGGAGATCGCATCCCAGAACCGATCAAAGGGGATGCGCGTGAAGATGAAGGCGAAGATGAGGAGGGTGAGCGCCAGCGGCCAAAGGCGCGCCCAGAGCGGGGTTTTCTTGGCGCTGTGCGCGGGGGTGTCCAAGGGCGGTCAGCTTCGCGGGGGCAGGCAGTGGGCGAGGGTTTCCGCGATGGGGGTGAGGGCGAAGGGGAGGGTGTTCTTTATCTCCTCGGCGTCCGCCAGGTGTTCGTTGAAAAGGGTGTCGTAGACTGTGTGGTTCCAGCCGATGGAAGGGATGATCGAGCTGCAGCACACGGCGCTCAGCCAGGCGATGGGGCGCGGGATGGGGATGATTTTCGGGTTTTTCCCGAGGCGGCTTCCGGCCCGTCGGATCAGATCGGCAAAAGTGAGCGTGTCCGGTCCCGGCAAGTTGACGATCTGGAGCGGGCGGGTCGGGTTGAGGATGGCCCATTCGATCGCGGCGATGACATCGTTTTGGGAAACGGGTTGAATCCGGAAGTTGCCCCCCTTCACCAGCGGAACGAAAGATGCGCCCGCCGCCCGCTTGAGACCCGCGAGCGCGGCGCCTTCGGACCCGAGGACCATCGGGACGCGGAATATGGCTCCGCCCAGATCGGCGCTTTGGATGGCCTGCTCGGCCAGCCCCTTCGAGCGGATATAGAGGTTTCGCGACTCCGGGTCCGCTCCGATGAAGCTGAGGTAGATGATGTTTTTGATCCCGGCCTCGAGTGTGGCCAGGACGACGTTCTGGGTGGACTTGAAATTCGCGTCCAGGAGTGTTTCCCCGGCCTTTGGGCGCAGCGCCCCGGCCAGGTGGACGATGGTGTCGGCCCCTTCGATCTGCCGCCGGATTTGATCCTTGTCGCCGTAATCCACTGCCAGAATTTCAGCGGAGAGCGGCCGGAGCGCCGCCGCCCGCCCCAGATCGCGCACCAGGGCG is a genomic window containing:
- a CDS encoding lysylphosphatidylglycerol synthase domain-containing protein → MDTPAHSAKKTPLWARLWPLALTLLIFAFIFTRIPFDRFWDAISRARLLPFFALMGVFSLCFFSVDTFVLSRMVRWFHGPIRYRELLPVRASTYLVSLINTQLAQAALALYIYRRFLTPLGRISGTIATLILLEATNLLLFATIGLWGFPGTLPGASILLPLGLAAVWTCALLLARGIPFPRWKESPIFHTLRSARFWQMAAVLLMKGSIFLLSIFVHRYALSLFGIEIPLLRLLIFLPVVFLVAALPVTVAHLGTSQAAWIFFFSGYAAEADLLAYSLASHLTFMLANGLFGLIFLPKAYADLFVHQRQDNIEARDGK
- a CDS encoding NAD(P)H-binding protein, with protein sequence MQEQTPIDIVVTGANGAIGKHLIQWLSREGGTIPTRLRALVRDLGRAAALRPLSAEILAVDYGDKDQIRRQIEGADTIVHLAGALRPKAGETLLDANFKSTQNVVLATLEAGIKNIIYLSFIGADPESRNLYIRSKGLAEQAIQSADLGGAIFRVPMVLGSEGAALAGLKRAAGASFVPLVKGGNFRIQPVSQNDVIAAIEWAILNPTRPLQIVNLPGPDTLTFADLIRRAGSRLGKNPKIIPIPRPIAWLSAVCCSSIIPSIGWNHTVYDTLFNEHLADAEEIKNTLPFALTPIAETLAHCLPPRS